Below is a window of Humulus lupulus chromosome 2, drHumLupu1.1, whole genome shotgun sequence DNA.
tccttagaTGGAACTATTTCCTTCTCCCCTGCTTAGGATAGTAAGAGGTAGTATCCATATTCTGATTTCTGTAAATGTGATAATCAGAAACTTCATTGTAATATTTCACAGATGCTGTTGAAGCGAGAAATACTAGAAACAAGGCCATAAAAGGTCATCAAATATTAAACATTGAGGAGAAACCTCAGAAGACTAAGAATACCTAGCCGGATGGATATCTGGTATTGAAACAGGACGAAGTTGATCGCTGTCTAAAAGTGAATTACAGTTGCTGTGAATCCAAGGATAAATTTTCCACTCTCCTGCATTTTCAGTACTGCATACACCAAGCATAGCCTTTCCATCAATGATACGGAAACTCaaatagatactttcatcaatgATACAGAAACTCAGAATAGATACACCATGGCTTGAGAAATCATGTAGATCTGGAAAAATCAGATTCTTACTTATTAAGAATAAAACTCGAGCATATCATCATGTAGTACGAAAATTCATTTCCCTGGCTTATGAAACCTGTTTGATCATTTGAGACAGTAGGCACTGAGTAAGATCACAATTTATGGTAGAAAGTATGACAATCTAATCGCTCATGCATACCTAGACGAGAGATCTCTAAAGCTAATCGTCCAAGTCCAGCACCAGGAACTAAACAGGCTGGAGGGCTGTCAAAACATATTCGATATTTATAGTAAATAAGTAGATAAAACACAACTCCACTGGCATAACTGTCAACATAACAGGAAGCAACTATCAAGTGCATGCAAGAAATGACATGAGGGAATAAAAACAACATTAGAAACAAACATACCTTTCCTTAGAGCGATTAGGGAATAGGATATCAAGCTCTTCAAGGATAGGCTTGTAGCACTGATCGCGTTCTTTTTGTCCCTGTATCAGATATTGTATAAGGAACAGACCTAGGATGCGTAAATAAATCAGAATCTAAAAACCATGACAACAGATACAGTACCTCTTCTGCCCAATCTCTGACTATATTCCGTATAATACAGCGAACCTGAGAAGACAAAAGAAAAAGATAACAAACTTAACAGCAAGGCAAAAGTAAATAAGTAAATAATGACAAAACAAAAATTTGTGGACAAAGAAGTTTAATTTCCCAATGTTTGTCATACAGCCTATTGGTGACTTGCTGGACCTATTGACTTTTTGGTGTTTCCCCATTATTTGAATTGGCCTTCATCGGACGGGTGCTTTGTTTGGTTCAGGTCAACACGTAAGCTTTGTTCGAGGAAAGTAGGAAGAAAAGAGAAGTATGTTACCTCCAGAGGGAGGAGACTACTCCCTTCTGTGTTTGGTTTTCCCAAATAAATCCAACAGGCCCCTACTACTCTCATTTCACTTCTCTCTCCTCATGGATCACACTCCTAAATAGAGTGTGAGAATATAATAGCAAAACAACTTCCAATATAGAGCCTATTGTTCATTTGCATGCTCCCTTACCCAAATCCATCCAATAAGCCCCTACTACTTTCATTTCACTTCTCTCCCATAACAGTTCATACTCCTTACAGAGAGTGTCAGAATATAATAGTCAAACTACCCCCAATACAGAGCATATTGTTCATTACTTCATTTGCATGCTCCCTTTGTTTAAATTGGTACATCCATCCAATAAGCCTCTATTACTCTTGTTAACTTCTCTCTCCCATCCAATAAGCCTCTATTACTCTTGTTAACTTCTCTCTCCTAACTGTTCACACTCCTAAAGAGAGTGTGTTAGAATAGTAATAAAACAACTTCCAATATGTAGCCTATTGTTCATTTGCATGCTCCCTTTGTTTGAATTGGTTCAAACAAAACCTTTGTATGAAGCTATCATTTGCCAACTCTTTCCCTTTCATCCAATGGATAAGTGTCAAGTCAAGTGATTCTGTACTTAACACAATCTGTTGATTACTTTTGAACAATATAAATAAAGTAACATAAAGTTCCTTAACTAAGACCACAAGTATTTAAGCAATATGAACCTTTTGTCATTCTGTTCTGAACAAAAAAAACAATACCAGCCAAATAATCTTGTATTTCCCCAACTTGACCTCAAGGCTATGGTTAGTAGCTGAAATAAAAAGTTCTCCAACACAGCACTGGCTCATTTTTATTCAAACTTGTAACTCATGGACACAACTAGCTACATTGTATAAAGAGCGTGAGAAACCATCATACCCATAAGTTCACAACAAAGATTTTAAGTCCAAAAAAGAAAAGCTGCCGATATAGAAAAGTATTGTAACTCGTGGACACAACTAGCTACATTGTATAAAGAGCATGAGAAACCATCATACCTATATGTGCACAACAAAGATTTTAAGTCCAAAAAAGAAAAGCTGCCGATATAGAAAAGTATTGTAGAATTAATAGAGATCAATATACCTTGTCAACATCAACTAAAGGGACGTCAAACTGAAAAGATGGGTCCAACCACTCATGATTTGATAAAGATGCCTGGGATTTTGAAGCaagataaaatttaaataatataagatattttctTCATTAAGAGGAAAATTTTATTAATTGAACAAAATGAACAAATGAAATAATTGAGTTGTTCTCGGAAGGAGGAGCAAAGAAAAGAGAGCAACTGTGCCATTTTTGTTGGTCAACAGTCAACACTTAGAGACATAGATATAACCTTTTCCTATTTGTGGCTACTACTATGTAGAAATTATGTAGGTAAAAGTTATTTAGATTTCTAAGTTATCGATCAAAAGTAAAGTTTATATTTCTCCCAAAAACAAGAGGGGAATGAATACACATGCATTCTAACATACAAGCCCCAAGGTAGTAGACTTTTTGAAAGATTCAAATATTAtacaaagttcaaagaaaattgGAGAATGATTTGTGATCTACAAATTATAAATACTAGACGAAAAAATGCCAAGAATTTTGAATTGGAGGACATATAAAATGTATACTCTATaaaataatttcataattttccaAAGATACATGGAACATAAGGATTGAATAGCTATGAGATTGCAGCATAAAGTGACCAAAAGTACATACATTTCCCTTTGAATCCATGGCATCATTTCCACAGCAAGTTCCTAACTCTTTGTTACATTCCAAGCCTGGACTTCCGCATCCAGTACAGGATTCACTGCAACCTTCATTTTCAACCTCCTGTTGTTATCTACAGAGGTCAAATTTCTAAATGAAAAGGACATAAAATGAACAAGTACGAGCCATATATTAAGCTCTTATCTATCTATCtatccatataaatatatatatatacgaggAAAACTATTAAATGAACCTTAATGGCAATGACTCCTTTTGAGTTGCATAGATTGCTCCCTTCCTCACAACAGGCTTTACTTAATTGGGAGAAACAAGTTCTTCCACTTGTGGAAGTAGAATGACTGCAGCAAGCAGCCCTCTTTTCAGAGAAATCATGATTATTTGGGTCATCTTCAAGAGGAGGGTTTTCGCAATCTTCTATGTCCTGGCTCATATCAAGTGGAGGTTCAAATGCCTGTCAAGTAATTAATTAGTTAAAACAAAAAGTAAATTATTCAAGATATCTTGGAAGATAATATTTTAAAGATGTGTTCATATAGCCTGGGAAGGCTGAGAGAAGGGACAAAGTGCTTGTGCTTCAATAACAAGTAACATCACGCTACACCCATACTTTATAGACCAAAACAAAAGCAAAAAATACACAAACAAATGATGATTAAGGTGACTTTGAACTAACCTGAAGCATACTAAATATGAAATAAGAATTTGCAGAAATACACCTGCAAAGAAAGGCCCAATCAATTAGAGCTTGTATCTTATTTTTAGCTTATGTCAGATTTGCATGGGGACTCCCCTATTCTTACCCAACAAACAACATGACAAATGTCTAGAGGTTATATAGAATTTTGGTGGCCTCCAAATTAATCAACACACGTACCATTACAAACAACATAAGCATAGCATGAATCCAGCAACAACATAAGATGCCTAAAATTAGTGATGCGTTCTAGCAAAAGTCCAGTGGAGATTTAATTTAGTCACTGAAATTTCCTATGCCCTGTAGAAATGTCTTCACCTGCATTGACCAATCCAGGTAATTGTGTTGTGACCAAAAAGGGTCTTGCAAATTATGATACTCTCCCAATGAATGTTGACTGAAGTGTAATCGGAATCTGGGTTGGCAGCAATATTGGTCTGGTCAATGGTAAAATTAAATTCTTAGACATACTTCAATAGCATGGTTGGGTAATAGGAGCGAGAATCTATTTTAGCACAATGCATCAATTAAGGTTGAACGTACTAACCCTGATACCAAAACCCTAAGTTGGAATAAGAGCTTCAATAGCATAGCGGAATATATCACTACATAACATTTTATAATTTGTACAATATTTATAAAAATCTGATCTCCTAAAAATGCTAATTTACCCTATAATCAGCTCTAATTATCTAAAGAATACTGTGCCCTATTAAGTTGAAAACTCACAAAATTAGGATactaaaaacaataaaataccTAATGAACTAGAGAGAAATTCATGGCAACAAAGCTTCCTTTTCTAGTAGCCCAATTAGTTGATGATTACTAAATCacaaatattaaaatagaaaGAAACACATGGTGATAATAGTTACCGCCTTAATTCTTGAAACTTCTTAGGATAGTGGGATAACAAAGCCTGCAAAATCATGCAACAAAAACACAATTGCGCTTCTTTCATTAGTTTCATAATAGTTTGTTAAAACTAATGAAGACGTGAATTTTTTATCATCCACTCGTCTGGTATCAAAGCAACAAACATAATATTTCACTAAGAAAACTGCATCTGCTAACATATTTCATCACAAACTACAGATTATCAAGTGTGGACTATAGAGGCAAGATATGGTATCGAATGCAGCCAATAACAACCAAAAAGATAATACTTTTCCCAATCTACTAAAATGTATACTAATGTTATTATCAATACTGGAGGTGGTACCGCATAGTAGGACAATGTCAACATGTATGTCTCAAAGTTATCACATtcttatcaattttatttttcaatgaAATTGTTACTCCTCACTAAACAGGACGATATAGTTTTACTTAAATGGTCCAATATCAACTCTCAAAATTCCAGTTGAAACTGGGAACATAGTTAAATACCTGATGGGGAGGTGGAAGCTTCTTAAAAGATCTTTCGTATCGTCTGACATCCTCATCTGCAGCATCTGGATAGCTGTACACGAAAGAAACAAACTATATGTATGAGATACATACAGAGCAACTCTACTCTATTTGAGCATACATAGCTTCTCCTTTTTCTCAAatattttatagattttattggAGACCAAAAGAGTTTCTAAAGCAACGAAATCAAAGAGCCAAATGCTGGAAAAGTAAAAACTTTAGGGATATAAAGAATTCGAGGACACATTCAAGGGACATACTACCATTGCTGTCACCATAACTGTGGCAGCAGATCAATTTCCCATTGCATTTTCTAAAGTATATATCTTTTCACTTAGGTCAATTGAATCTCATCTACGACCATTGAGTATTTCGATCAAAATTACTAAagaacatacacatatatattaattaaGTTTCATCAGAGAAGAATCCTTGGGAGGGATTTTGAAGTTGCAGAGCTAGGCAACCATTCAAACAAATTCTAAACCAGGAATAAGAAGAGATGAGACGAGGGACTGAGGATGAGAAAGTGCAGTACTTGAGGTAAGCGCTAACGATACGCCTTAAGGACTTGATTTCAAGGGCTTCCTCGAGCTTTCTCTGACGAAGTTGTTCCTCGTCTTCCTCGTCTCCTCGTCGAGACGACATCACTCTCTATCTCCCCTTAAGCTTCAACGACTACGAGTCTCTGTGTGTTGTGTTCTTGAATCTTGAGGAAGGCAGTGGAAGAGAGTGTGCGCTTTTCCATAAGACCTATATATGGAGCCGCCGTAGCTAGGCTTCCACGTCTTATTGGGCCTGATCTTGTTTTTTTAGGGATTCCTTGATAATTATCTAGTTTTACGATTAGTTAATTAAAATTGACCATTAAATAAATATACCTATTATTATAATCATATAGCACCTTTGCTTATTCACATATAATCTTATTCACATATAATTTAAGTATAATTGAAAGGTATAGTTGGtagatttaaataaatattaagtataaaattaatttttttaaaaagtaactCTAAAGTTGGACACTCTGTGTAATTTGCAATATTTTTTAACATTGTTAACGTGGACTACTGGACTGGGTCAACTTGTAAAACTTGATAACTGCCCATTTTTAatattagttaattaaaaatagttacaaaatttatttaattaatttttacccaCTTTTAGAGTAAACTTACCAAACTATCCTCTTTTTATTACACTCCAAAAGCTCATTTCATGGTTTAAGTAAGGGTATAAttggaagtttgttagggtttatacatttttggaccctgtgtttttttccattacttgtttggaccttatgttttgacaaattactttttggaccctatattttgtaaaatggttaaaatagaaccctagacccgattttggtcaatgttttctcaactaaaatcacaaataatttaccaaactaacaattcagaacaaaaataaaatcattctgcttaaaaactgtgtttgttatattcaattttttcttcatcaaaattaagtttagagttctattttaacaattttacaaaacatagggtccaaaaagtaatttgtcaaaacacagggtccaaacaggtaatggggaAAAATACAGGGTCTAAAAAGGCATAAACCCTAAAAAAAACTAGTTATATATTCATAGTAATGATATGTGtacccaaaatatgcattcaAACATTACACACAATGACGTAGCTCAACTTTTTAAAACAGTGAGTCCTAGTTTTGATAAATTTAATTGACTAGACTAAATTATCACGTCGATGTGTATAATGTTtaggtgcatattttgggtgtacatatcattactcatattcaaatatttataaaTGTGGCTAAAAATTTAAGGAGATTTTGTAAACGGTCTAATTTGCAGAGTGGGGT
It encodes the following:
- the LOC133818284 gene encoding uncharacterized protein LOC133818284 isoform X1, producing MSSRRGDEEDEEQLRQRKLEEALEIKSLRRIVSAYLNYPDAADEDVRRYERSFKKLPPPHQALLSHYPKKFQELRRCISANSYFIFSMLQAFEPPLDMSQDIEDCENPPLEDDPNNHDFSEKRAACCSHSTSTSGRTCFSQLSKACCEEGSNLCNSKGVIAIKEVENEGCSESCTGCGSPGLECNKELGTCCGNDAMDSKGNASLSNHEWLDPSFQFDVPLVDVDKVRCIIRNIVRDWAEEGQKERDQCYKPILEELDILFPNRSKESPPACLVPGAGLGRLALEISRLGFISQGNEFSYYMMICSSFILNNTENAGEWKIYPWIHSNCNSLLDSDQLRPVSIPDIHPASSAGITEGFSMCGGDFVEVYNDPSQVGIWDAVVTCFFIDTAHNIVEYIEIISKILKDGGIWINLGPLLYHFADMYGQEDGMSVELSLEDVKKVALHYGFHFEKEKTIETTYTTNSRSMMQNRYFAAFWTARKKSATAGEHSPE
- the LOC133818284 gene encoding uncharacterized protein LOC133818284 isoform X2; protein product: MSSRRGDEEDEEQLRQRKLEEALEIKSLRRIVSAYLNYPDAADEDVRRYERSFKKLPPPHQALLSHYPKKFQELRRCISANSYFIFSMLQAFEPPLDMSQDIEDCENPPLEDDPNNHDFSEKRAACCSHSTSTSGRTCFSQLSKACCEEGSNLCNSKGVIAIKEVENEGCSESCTGCGSPGLECNKELGTCCGNDAMDSKGNASLSNHEWLDPSFQFDVPLVDVDKVRCIIRNIVRDWAEEGQKERDQCYKPILEELDILFPNRSKESPPACLVPGAGLGRLALEISRLGFISQGNEFSYYMMICSSFILNNTENAGEWKIYPWIHSNCNSLLDSDQLRPVSIPDIHPASAGITEGFSMCGGDFVEVYNDPSQVGIWDAVVTCFFIDTAHNIVEYIEIISKILKDGGIWINLGPLLYHFADMYGQEDGMSVELSLEDVKKVALHYGFHFEKEKTIETTYTTNSRSMMQNRYFAAFWTARKKSATAGEHSPE
- the LOC133818284 gene encoding uncharacterized protein LOC133818284 isoform X3 gives rise to the protein MLQAFEPPLDMSQDIEDCENPPLEDDPNNHDFSEKRAACCSHSTSTSGRTCFSQLSKACCEEGSNLCNSKGVIAIKEVENEGCSESCTGCGSPGLECNKELGTCCGNDAMDSKGNASLSNHEWLDPSFQFDVPLVDVDKVRCIIRNIVRDWAEEGQKERDQCYKPILEELDILFPNRSKESPPACLVPGAGLGRLALEISRLGFISQGNEFSYYMMICSSFILNNTENAGEWKIYPWIHSNCNSLLDSDQLRPVSIPDIHPASSAGITEGFSMCGGDFVEVYNDPSQVGIWDAVVTCFFIDTAHNIVEYIEIISKILKDGGIWINLGPLLYHFADMYGQEDGMSVELSLEDVKKVALHYGFHFEKEKTIETTYTTNSRSMMQNRYFAAFWTARKKSATAGEHSPE